A single genomic interval of Zingiber officinale cultivar Zhangliang chromosome 4A, Zo_v1.1, whole genome shotgun sequence harbors:
- the LOC121971898 gene encoding probable protein phosphatase 2C 12 — translation MAATDGDGMVPLAVLLRREMSWERIENPDIIYGEASESKKGEDFTLVMTECQRVPQRPDTTFSVFALFDGHNGSAAAIYSKENLLNNVLSSIPSEFSRNEWVQALPRALVAGFIKTDKDFKEMARVSGTTVTFVIIDGWVVTVASVGDSRCVLESAEGSVYFLSTDHRLEDNEEEVERITTHGGEVGRMNVAGGAEFGPLRCWPGGLCLSRSIGDQDVGEFILPIPHVKQVKLSNAGGRLVISSDGVWDALSAEKVLSCCRGLPAEAAAFRIVKEAVQPKGIRDDTTCIVVDILPPEKISPSFPNFKRSGKGMFKSMFRRRSSESSLFSDRDYSEADMVEEIFEDGSPVLAHRLDPEYSACPMFRPFNCAICQLEMKPGEGISLHDNSTKHGTINPWDGPFLCAACNTKKEAMEGRR, via the exons ATGGCGGCGACCGACGGCGACGGGATGGTTCCGTTGGCGGTGCTGCTGAGGCGGGAGATGTCTTGGGAGCGAATCGAGAATCCGGACATCATCTACGGTGAGGCGAGCGAGAGCAAGAAGGGGGAGGACTTCACACTCGTCATGACTGAGTGCCAGCGAGTTCCCCAGCGGCCCGACACCACATTCTCAGTCTTTGCG CTTTTTGATGGGCATAATGGCTCTGCAGCTGCTATATACTCCAAAGAGAATCTCTTGAACAATGTCTTAAGTTCCATTCCTTCAGAATTTAGCAGGAATGAATGGGTTCAAGCATTACCAAGAGCTTTGGTTGCAGGATTTATCAAGACTGATAAGGATTTCAAAGAAATGG CCAGGGTTTCTGGAACAACTGTAACATTTGTGATAATTGATGGATGGGTTGTCACTGTGGCATCAGTTGGTGACTCGCGCTGTGTACTTGAATCTGCTGAAGGTTCAGTTTATTTTTTGTCAACGGACCATCGTTTGGAAGACAATGAGGAAGA GGTGGAACGCATAACAACTCATGGTGGAGAAGTTGGAAGAATGAATGTTGCTGGTGGGGCTGAG TTTGGCCCCCTTAGGTGCTGGCCAGGTGGCTTGTGCTTGTCAAGATCAATTGGTGACCAGGATGTTGGCGAATTTATTCTTCCTATTCCACATGTGAAGCAAGTGAAG CTATCAAATGCTGGTGGACGTCTTGTGATTTCAAGTGATGGTGTCTGGGATGCTTTGTCAGCAGAAAAGGTGCTTAGTTGTTGTCGTGGATTGCCAGCAGAAGCTGCAGCTTTCAGAATTGTTAAG GAAGCTGTGCAGCCAAAGGGAATTCGAGATGATACTACATGCATCGTTGTCGATATATTACCACCAGAGAAAATTTCGCCTTCATTTCCTAATTTTAAGAGATCTGGAAAAGGCATGTTCAAGAGCATGTTCCGAAGAAGATCTTCTGAGTCATCATTATTTTCAGATCGAGATTACTCTGAAGCAGATATGGTAGAAGAAATCTTTGAAGATGGATCTCCAGTTCTAGCCCACAG GTTAGATCCAGAGTATTCAGCATGCCCCATGTTCAGGCCATTCAACTGTGCTATTTGCCAACTGGAGATGAAACCAGGCGAAGGCATTTCTCTACATGATAACTCAACCAAACATGGAACGATCAATCCCTGGGATGGTCCCTTCCTTTGCGCAGCCTGCAACACCAAGAAGGAAGCCATGGAAGGAAGAAGATAA